One stretch of Maylandia zebra isolate NMK-2024a linkage group LG13, Mzebra_GT3a, whole genome shotgun sequence DNA includes these proteins:
- the LOC101474577 gene encoding cystatin: protein MTGEPRRVPVNDTRVLTAAHFAVAEFNKVNAGEMFAYKTVAITSAKIQVVAGIKYILDMLLGQTVCSRNHAAADSEPCAFQSRRKEYQCHFVVVEVSWEKSRVLSKNECHQNKS, encoded by the exons ATGACCGGGGAGCCCCGACGTGTTCCGGTTAACGACACCAGGGTTTTGACGGCAGCTCACTTTGCTGTGGCTGAATTCAACAAAGTCAACGCAGGAGAGATGTTCGCTTATAAAACTGTGGCGATAACATCGGCTAAAATTCAG GTAGTTGCGGGAATAAAGTACATTCTGGACATGCTGCTGGGGCAGACTGTGTGCAGCAGAAACCACGCTGCTGCGGACAGCGAGCCATGTGCTTTCCAGTCTAGACGCAAG GAGTACCAGTGCCACTTCGTCGTTGTAGAAGTCTCCTGGGAGAAATCACGTGTTCTCTCTAAAAATGAGTgccaccaaaataaaagctaa